In Bacillus thuringiensis, the DNA window GCTTTGTTATATGTCATAAATGGGGTTGGCCGTTCCTTATATATTCCTGCTCAACGTGCACAAATAGCTGATTTAACAAAACAAAATCAGCAAGCAGAAATCTTCTCTCTTCTGCAAACGATGGGAGCAATAGGTACCCTAATCGGCCCTTTAATCGGTACTATTTTTTATAAGACTCACCCTGAATATGTATTTACAGTGCAAAGCATTGTACTTATAGTATATGCAGTCGTTGTTTGGACGCAGCTTCCAGAAACCGCTCCGGCAATGGCGACACCAACGCAAAAGCTTGAAGTATCATCTCCAAAACATTTTGTACACAAACATTACGCCGTATTTGGACTTATGGTTTCTACACTTCCTATTAGCTTTTTTTATGCACAAACTGAGACGAATTATCTTATTTTCGTGAAACATACTTTTCCGGATTTCGAACTCATACTCGTTTTTATTTCAACATGCAAAGCTATTATGGAAATCTTTCTGCAAGTTTTCCTCGTGAAATGGTCTGAACGATTTTCCATGGCGAAAATCATCATTATTTCTTATGCCTGCTATACAGTAGCTGCACTTGGCTACGGGCTTTCAGCAACAATCACGTCACTATTTTTTACATTACTCTTTTTAGTCATTGGTGGAAGTATTGCTTTAAACCATTTACTTCGATTCGTTTCAGAAATCGCTCCTTCAGATAAACGTGGATTGTATTTTTCAATTTACGGCTTACATTGGGATGTATCTCGAACGTGCGGTCCTGTACTTGGTGCGGTTTTATTAAGCAAACTAAACGGCAGTATGCTATTTTATATTTGTGCTTGTTTCTTAATAATTGGGGGCATTATTCAAGCTCTTTTTGTTCAAAATTTAGAACGTAATAAAATAAATAAAGACATTTCAGAGCATACTCCTCATGTTTTATAGGCTGCTTTCCTCATCCTTTTAATAGTAAAAAGAAGGCTATCACAAAAGTCTTGATGACCTTTGGTGATAGCCTTCTTTATTACCCTGCCATTTTATTTATACTATCCTCTGGCGAAAATACCGAAATATGATTTACCTTACCAGTCGATTTTGGAATGATAAATTTTAACTCAAACTGATTGTTTACTTTATATACATATATTTTATCTTCACCATTTACTTTAACTGAGTTTGGTTTTCCTAATGCCTTTTCAATTTCTTGTAATGTAATTAACTTTAGCTCTGCATGATAGGAGCGTACATCAAAAACTTGTGATCCTTTATTAAAACCGAACGAAACATTTTTATTTGTAAAGGTAGCGTACATTCCGTTTCCTGCTTGGTCCGTTTTATCAGCTTTCCCCCACGCTTTTTCTATTTCTTCAATATCTCCTGTATGAGCTGCGAACGGAACATTAGGTACTTTTCCTTCTTTCGCTAGTTCAAACAAATTTTTAACGTGGTTAATTGATTTTTGATTTATTACTGTATCTTTCGTGCTTGAATCTGTCTTTGGTTTTGCTGATCCTTCATTATTTGATTTTGCATCATGTTCTTTCTTTTTTTCAGCAGAATTATTCTGTTCGTTTTTACTATTTTCCGTTGTTGGGTCTGTATCCTTTTTTTCGTCCGTCCCTTTACATGCTACTAATGTAAAAATGCATGTAAAAGCGAGAAATAACATACCTATCTTTACATACACTTTCATACATTTCAGCCCCCTATCATAATCTTATTCATTTCGATAACCAATTCATTACATCTCTTTTCAAATTGTGTTTGTTCCAAAAAGTAAATACTTCACTCTCTCCCGATGCTTGTGCAACGTATTCTACAAAAGCTGTTCCTAAAAAATAACTAAGTCGGTTGTATCCAAAATATTGTCCGCCAGATAACCGAAACCACTCTTTCTCTTTTTCAAACGTCCACCCTTCTATATAATCATCCAAAAAACGTTTCTTTATATGTTCTTCATTTTCTATATAATATTGCAACCAACGTCCACCCTCATTGTCATATGAGTAATACACTGATTCATTTAAACCTTTCATAATTTGTTTTGATAAATACGTTGCAACACCTTCGCGATACAGATTAACTGTCGCATCAGCCCAATCGGCTTTCCCCCAGTCCATTCCATCATTTTGTAACATAACATTATGATATATATGTCCAATTTCGTGAGCGACAATAACACGAAGGTGATTTAAATCAGGAGATAATTTTTCTGCTGCGAAAAACAAGTCTCCAATAATTTCTCTTTCTACAAAAGCATTAGAGCCAAAGCCTCCAACAAATATATGGAATTTCATATTTACATCAAAGTTATATTTATAAAGATATTCGTTCGTTATCTCATGAATAATAGCCGGTAATACTTCTGCAATGATACGAATATCTTTTATTTTTTCGGGGTATTGTTTAATAGCATTAGAAAGACGTTCTCTCGTTTTAGGACAATGATACTTAAAGTATTCTTCAAATATCTCTGGATGCGAAGTAAAGTATTGATTAAGAACTTCTAATTCTACATCGTCACTTTCCCACAATTTCAAAAAACTTGGAATTGTATTATTTATCATTTTTCCCATCTCCTTAATATATCCCTTCTCGCCATTTACACTGTAATCCTTCTTTAAAAGTAGAAAAAGCAACAAAGAAGATTCATCCTTCTTTGTTGCTTTTTTGTTTAGTCAAACCATCTATCACCATCAGAAATCCATTTACCATTATGTAAATCATAACATTCATCATAATAATGAAAAAAGCTGCCCAAAAAGGGCAGCTTTACATATGTATTTTTACACTTCGATTGACTTACCGTCTTCAACAATATGATAAAGTAAGTGAGCTAAATGATGAATTGGGCCATATTCTTCCTCTTCCTCATCCGTTTCGCCTTGGAATTCAAGATCGTTTAAGTATAGTGCTAAAAATTGATAGTATAATTTTAAATCAAATCCGTAGCACGCAGTTGGCTCTTCATGATCTCCTTCATATTGTAGCATTAAGTATTGATCATTTCCTTCTGCATCTTCTGCGTCAAAGAATACGAAGAATCCAACGTTTGTATCTAAATCAAATAGATGACGAGTACCTTTTTCTGTTGCTTTATTGAAGTCCTCTTCACTTAATTTATGTACTGTTGTCGCTTTTGCATTATCTTCTTGATGGAAATTTACTGTAAATGTTTTCAATGTTGACACCTCCTGATTGTATAATACTAGCATAACATATAAAAAGGACTGCTTACAAATGTAAACAGTCCTTACATTCATTTTCGCATTGCTCGTAATAAGAAACTTACAATAAAGATTAAAATAACCGCACCAATTAAGGCTGGAATAATTGCAAACCCGCCTATTACAGGGCCAAAACTACCAAGTAATTTCGTACCAATCCAAGAACCGATAATACCAGCAATAATATTACCAATTACGCCACCCGGTACGTCCTTTCCAGTAATTAAGCTTGCAAACCATCCTAATATACCACCAACGATTAAAGACCAAATCATATGATAACCTCCTTTAAATTTCACAGATCAAAATATAATTAGAAACAATTGCTTACCATTAGTTATGTTACATTTTTCATTAGTTATTCATACAGGGTAACTATTAGATTATTTTAAAATAATGAACGACCAGCTTTTTCTACTTATAGTTGATGCCTTTCATATTTCACACATTAGGGACAGTCAGGTTTTAATATTGTTCGCATAAACTCTTCTTTAAAAGCTGGATAGTTAAAACCAACTGCAATTTTTTGAATAGGTCTATTATCAAACATTGTCGGTTCAGCTATTTTTCTAAAGTCTGCCACACTTTGTCCTCTTGTTACGTCATTTGTCGTACTAATCCAAACTGCAGATTTTTTATATTCAAAAATATCGTCATTTATAAAAGAAATAAACGGAAGTAAATCGTGAATCGGACTTCCAGCAATACCCGGGTATTCTTTTTTATAAAAGTTTTCATAATAAAAATCAATCATGGGTTTAATAAGCTTCGCTTGCCCTGTTCCTTCTTTATTAATTATATCCACCATTTCAGGAGTAATGAGGGCTCCTTGCGTTACATTTAACGGATAAATAGTCGCATTCTTTGCGTACTTCATCACAATATTTGCGGCAATTGGATCTCCATAAAAATTAGCTTCTGATACAGGAGTAACGTTACCCGGAAATAAAAAAGCACCGCCCATAATATAATACGAACATACCTTATCCATTACATTTGGATATAATAAAAATAACGTTGCCAATGTTGTTAATCGTCCTGTCGCTACGATAATAACATCTTCTGGACAAGGTTCAATTAATTTAATTAATTCACAAAAGTTTTCCCGTTTACAAATCCTCATATCAGGTGGAATAATTGGTCCTAAACCGTGATCCCCATGAATTTCAGGAAAGAACAAAGGCTCTTCAGCTGTCATCGGTCTTGCTGCACCCTCAATGATTTTTACTTCTGTAGCATAGTATCTTTCTAAAAAATACACATTTTCCGTTACGATTTCTCGCGATACATTCCCATATTCAGCAACAATACCTATAATATCTAATTTACATGTTTTATTTGCATAAATTAACGCCACAGCATCGTCGATACCAAAGTCTCCAAAAAAGATGATTTTCTTATTAACTATACTCACCCCTCTTCAGCATAATCTACTATTATTATTATGTGAAAAAGACAAGGCTGTGAAACGGTGCAAACTAAAAAAGCCGCCTATTTATTGGCGACTTCAATCTTTTTATAAGACAAATATGCTAGTACATTTTTACTTGAATCATATTTTGGATTATTCCCTTTTCTCGGTTCTCTCGTATGTGTTTTTTCAAATCCAGGAATATCCGGCATTTTCTCCATAAATTCAAGCATTTCTTCTTCAGTTCCTTCAATACGTACGCGAATCATTATTACATTTCCTCAATTCTCATTTTCTCTGTTACTAAGTATACCGTACTTTGAAAAGACTGCAAGAAATTTATCTTTTTAATGTCGCGCTTTTTTTACATATAAACAACGCCATTTCGGTATAAAACGACTTGATTTTATTATTTTCATATTGAATGTTGAAGAATTCTTGCATTTCAACTGATGTTTTCATCATACATTCTGTTAACTTCACACGCTTTTGCAAAGGTACATTCATCATATCGCACCACCAATCAAAATCAAATTTCTTGTCAAAAGTAAGACATGACTGCATTTGCAAACCATTTTTTTCTAACAAAGTAATCCATTCTGTTTTTTTCAGCGCTCGTTCATGACTCGGATCCCGCTTTTTTTCTATAAAATTATAAAATGTATCGTATTCATTATTTTCTGGTGAAACATTATCTATTAAAATAAACAATCCATTATGTTCTAACGTACGATTTACTTCATATATAAACTGAGCTGGATTCGTAAAATGATGTGCTGCAATTCGGCACGTAATCGTATCAAAAGAACTATCGGAAAACGGTAAAATTTCAGCGTTTCCAGCGACAAAAGATACATTTTCATGTCCATTACTTTTTATAAAGTTTTTCGCATTCTCTAACATTTTTTCTGTTAAGTCTAAAGCAACTACTTCTTGGAACAATGGAGCTAATGCATTCGCAACATGTCCTCCGCCAGTAGCAATATCAAGAAGACGTTTATTATGACGAGACTCCACTTGTTGAACTACATATTGTAAATCCGGTCCTTTTGCATGAATTTTACTTTTTACATACTTTTCCGCATTATTACCAAACTGTTGTTTTACAAGCTCTTCTTTATTCATTTTATCATCTTCTTTCTATTGTTATTTACATATAGGATTCATGTAATAATTAAAGTTCTCTTTTTGTATTTTCAAATCCTCTTTTCAGCTTACTTCTTATCATATTGTCCTATCATCAACATAATATAGATTTTGCGTTTTATTGCTAAACAAAAAAGGCTACGGGAACTTGTCCCCTAGCCTGACTAAATATTTATTACATTTTTACTTTTTCATATACATCTATATAATATAAATCCTCTTTCAACTTCCTAATAACGTCTACTTCGTTATAAGTAGCCTCACGAGCATGTAAACCAGATTGATCCATGCCAATCCATATCCATCCAGGTGTATGATATAGAACATCTATGTTAAAATACTCTAATTTAGTAAGCTCCGATTTTATAAATTTATCTTTATTCGCGATTTGTTTATCTATTAAACCATATTCTTTTCCATTTTCCAATAGCGATATAATTTTCCCTACAATCGGATGTTCACGGACAATAAAGTGATATTCCTTTTCCTCCACATTCGCCACAATCAAACGAGAATCAGATAAATCAGACCCTAAATTCGACATCTTTATTTATTCACCTCCTTTATGGGTTTCACAAACATAATAACAAATGAATATTCAAATAAAATTAATGTAATGTAAAAAATAAAAAACTGACTCCTTTTTAGAAATCAGTCTTTATATTTGGATCATCTGTATACTTTTACAAACTATTATAATGTTTCTTTTTCCTCATCATTCCCGGAAACTAAATTCCCAATAGCATCAGCTGTTACTTCTACTACAAATTCACAAATACCTGCTACTACTTCTCCGATTACTTCATCCATCTTTTTACCCCCTTATTTTATGTAACTTATTTGTAGTATAGAAGAGATTGATGAATGTAAACTATCGAAAAAGGTGACATAAACCTTACAGAATTGTAAGCTCTTTCATCCCTTTACTTACCCCTTTGAAACTCCAAGTATTTTTAGCAGACATATAGGCCATCATAATATGAAGCAAGTAATAATCAAGTGTCAGGAGGCGTTTAATATGTATTACGTAAAATTAATTAAAGGTCAATCTTTCTACGCTTTTGATCATCGTTTCTTAGTGTCTGAAGAAGAAAAGGTTTCAGAGAAAATCTATAATTACTTACGACGTAATGAATTTTTTGAAGTACGTAAAGAAGAATATTCTGCTTAATTACAAAAAGCATTAAGAAAAACATCATCTTATTGTGATATATTCTTGATGCTTTTATGTAAATTACTTCTTTTCAACAATTGTTGTGTACTCTATTAAAATATTCTAGTATTTGTCCAAGCTAATTCATCACTGCTTTCATATTTTAGTATATGAGGAGGTGACGAACATGACTCATATCATTGATTACCAAGCTACTCAACCTATTAGTAAAACTGGTGAAACAACTTTTGCAATTCCAGCTTCTCCAGATAGAGCAATTCTTGCAAAAATCAAATTAAAAATTTCAAGAAGAGACGCACGTAATAATCGTGTGGAATTAATTGCTACAGTTGGAGTTGAAGGTATAACTGAGATTTCACAAGTATTATTTCGAATTTTCCGTGATAACGTTGAAATTTTCAATACACAAGTAGGTATTGAATCAACAGATTCTGAACAATTCTACGCTCAAACATTTCAAGCTATAGATCAAGATTTAAACTGCGGAACTCATGTATATTCATTAACTGTAGAAAACCTTACTAGTGGTGCAAGTGCAGAAGTTGTTGGTCCTCTATCTTTTAGCGCTTTAGCTATTGGACAAGAGCGTAAATGTTGCTAAAAGAAATTAATGTTTAATTTTGTACTTGAGAAAAGCAAGACGTAGTTATACGTTCTTGCTTTTTTATATTTATCCTTACTCTCTATTAGCTTTAATCATAATTTTTTTACGTTTTGATTCACTTATTTCATCAATTAACACATCAAATTTTTGACAAATCAAAAAGATTGAATTCCACTCATGAAACACGTAATATAGACTCTGACTCTAAAAAAGTTCGTTATAAATAATACATAAAATAAGGAGGTTTTATATACGAGTTTTTCATTTTAAAAGACGGAGAGGTTTTATATTATGTGGCGTAATAAAAATGTTTGGATCGTTTTAATTGGGGAGTTTATTGCTGGTCTAGGGTTATGGCTTGGTATTCTTGGCAACCTTGAATTTATGCAAAAATATGTCCCTTCTGATTTCATGAAATCAGTTATATTATTTATCGGACTATTAGCCGGTGTTTTAGTTGGTCCTATGGCTGGTCGCATAATTGATCAGTATGAAAAGAAAAAAGTTCTTCTTTACGCTGGATTCGGTCGAGTTTTAAGTGTTATTTTCATGTTTTTCGCTATCCAATTTGAAAGTATCGCATTTATGATTGCATTTATGGTTGCTCTTCAAATTTCAGCAGCATTTTACTTTCCTGCATTACAATCTGTAATTCCACTCATCGTACGTGAGCATGAGTTATTACAAATGAACGGTGTACATATGAACGTTGGTACAATCGCTCGTATTGCGGGTACTTCACTAGGTGGAATTCTTTTAGTTGTAATGAGTTTACAGTATATGTATGCCTTCTCAATGGCAGCGTACGCTTTATTATTCCTCTCAACTTTCTTCCTACAATTCGAAGATAAGAAATCAACAACACCAAGTAAACAAGCTACAAAAGATAATAGCTTTATGGAAGTATTTCGTATTTTAAAAGGAATTCCTATTGCTTTTACAGCACTTATATTAAGTATTATCCCTCTATTATTTATAGCCGGATTTAATTTAATGGTAATCAACATTAGTGAAATGCAACATGATCCAACGATTAAAGGCTTTATTTATACAATTGAAGGTGTCGCATTTATGTTAGGGGCCTTCGTTATTAAACGTTTATCTGACCATTTCAAACCTGAAAAATTATTATATTTCTTCGCAGTTTGTACCGCTTTTGCACACCTTTCCTTGTTCTTTAGCGATATAAAATGGATGTCACTTACATCATTTGGTTTGTTTGGTTTTAGTGTCGGTTGCTTCTTCCCTATTATGTCGACAATTTTCCAAACGAAAGTGGAAAAAAGCTATCACGGCCGTCTTTTCTCATTCCGTAATATGTTTGAGAGAGTTATGTTCCAAATCGTTTTACTCGGTACTGGTTTCTTCTTAGATACGATTGGTTTACAGTACATGGTCTTAATTTTCGGTGTCATTTCATTATTAATTATTTTCATTTCATTATCTAAACAGAAACAATACGAAAAACAGCCTTCGCAATCTGCGAATTTATAACATAAACAAAAAGCATGGATTTAGTAGTATTAGATGAATCCATGCTTTTTGTTATATATAATTTAACACGTTTACTGAAATGATTTAAAGGAGTACCCATTTTGCTTTCGAATATAATATATAAATAAGGTATATAGGAGGCGCAAAATGTCTGATGGCATCCAGTTATTTATTATCCTTTTTGTTGTATTAGTTATGTTTAGCATCATAAACTTTTTAGCGATTTCCCTATCTCAACATAGCTTTAAAAGGAGAGTTCTGGCAGGCTTCATATTTTTACTGCTAACGCCTATTATTTTTTTGACAACTACGGCACTCACTTCTATATTCGATAAAACTGGTTTTGGAGCAATTAACCTAACTTCTTCCATTGTAAATGTGTATATTTTAAACGGCATTGTCATTCTTCTTTCCGCTTCATTTATTCTCAAAAAACAAAATATAAGATAGCACACTAGGCATGTATCTGTATTACATTAGATTCATGCCTTTTTATTTTAAAAACCTTACCTTCCCCCCAATTTTTATATGAAATTAAATAATTCTTTATAAAAATTTAAACTTTATTTATTACAATATACCTATCGAATTCGCACGTTTATTAAAAATGAAAAGAAAGGAGTACAAAATGAAAAAGGTTCTATTAATTATTCCATTATTCATCATACTACTTAGCGGATGTAGTAATAATGATATATACGGTTCTTGGGAAGTTGTTGACAACAAAAATGGTCTTTGCCCTGCATCTTATAAATTTGAAACAGTTGTAAAAGAAGAAAAGAAAGAAAAAATTGTTCAAAACTTAGTAGAGATGCAAACATCAAAGGAAAAAGAAGATTTATACAAAGGCTCATTTGTAAAGGATTCTAATGCGT includes these proteins:
- a CDS encoding nucleoside hydrolase → MSIVNKKIIFFGDFGIDDAVALIYANKTCKLDIIGIVAEYGNVSREIVTENVYFLERYYATEVKIIEGAARPMTAEEPLFFPEIHGDHGLGPIIPPDMRICKRENFCELIKLIEPCPEDVIIVATGRLTTLATLFLLYPNVMDKVCSYYIMGGAFLFPGNVTPVSEANFYGDPIAANIVMKYAKNATIYPLNVTQGALITPEMVDIINKEGTGQAKLIKPMIDFYYENFYKKEYPGIAGSPIHDLLPFISFINDDIFEYKKSAVWISTTNDVTRGQSVADFRKIAEPTMFDNRPIQKIAVGFNYPAFKEEFMRTILKPDCP
- a CDS encoding YjgB family protein: MKVYVKIGMLFLAFTCIFTLVACKGTDEKKDTDPTTENSKNEQNNSAEKKKEHDAKSNNEGSAKPKTDSSTKDTVINQKSINHVKNLFELAKEGKVPNVPFAAHTGDIEEIEKAWGKADKTDQAGNGMYATFTNKNVSFGFNKGSQVFDVRSYHAELKLITLQEIEKALGKPNSVKVNGEDKIYVYKVNNQFELKFIIPKSTGKVNHISVFSPEDSINKMAG
- a CDS encoding MDR family MFS transporter, with the protein product MNHLLLRYNKPIIIRLCGELLTRTTESMLAIIMIIYVNKMLNGNIMMTMLIFGLQPLSDIIFTLIAGRVTDKYGRKKIMLLGLLLQSVAIGSFIFAQSVFIFALLYVINGVGRSLYIPAQRAQIADLTKQNQQAEIFSLLQTMGAIGTLIGPLIGTIFYKTHPEYVFTVQSIVLIVYAVVVWTQLPETAPAMATPTQKLEVSSPKHFVHKHYAVFGLMVSTLPISFFYAQTETNYLIFVKHTFPDFELILVFISTCKAIMEIFLQVFLVKWSERFSMAKIIIISYACYTVAALGYGLSATITSLFFTLLFLVIGGSIALNHLLRFVSEIAPSDKRGLYFSIYGLHWDVSRTCGPVLGAVLLSKLNGSMLFYICACFLIIGGIIQALFVQNLERNKINKDISEHTPHVL
- a CDS encoding YqbF domain-containing protein, encoding MYYVKLIKGQSFYAFDHRFLVSEEEKVSEKIYNYLRRNEFFEVRKEEYSA
- a CDS encoding YvzF family protein; translated protein: MIRVRIEGTEEEMLEFMEKMPDIPGFEKTHTREPRKGNNPKYDSSKNVLAYLSYKKIEVANK
- a CDS encoding MFS transporter; translation: MWRNKNVWIVLIGEFIAGLGLWLGILGNLEFMQKYVPSDFMKSVILFIGLLAGVLVGPMAGRIIDQYEKKKVLLYAGFGRVLSVIFMFFAIQFESIAFMIAFMVALQISAAFYFPALQSVIPLIVREHELLQMNGVHMNVGTIARIAGTSLGGILLVVMSLQYMYAFSMAAYALLFLSTFFLQFEDKKSTTPSKQATKDNSFMEVFRILKGIPIAFTALILSIIPLLFIAGFNLMVINISEMQHDPTIKGFIYTIEGVAFMLGAFVIKRLSDHFKPEKLLYFFAVCTAFAHLSLFFSDIKWMSLTSFGLFGFSVGCFFPIMSTIFQTKVEKSYHGRLFSFRNMFERVMFQIVLLGTGFFLDTIGLQYMVLIFGVISLLIIFISLSKQKQYEKQPSQSANL
- a CDS encoding GlsB/YeaQ/YmgE family stress response membrane protein yields the protein MIWSLIVGGILGWFASLITGKDVPGGVIGNIIAGIIGSWIGTKLLGSFGPVIGGFAIIPALIGAVILIFIVSFLLRAMRK
- the exsC gene encoding exosporium protein ExsC gives rise to the protein MTHIIDYQATQPISKTGETTFAIPASPDRAILAKIKLKISRRDARNNRVELIATVGVEGITEISQVLFRIFRDNVEIFNTQVGIESTDSEQFYAQTFQAIDQDLNCGTHVYSLTVENLTSGASAEVVGPLSFSALAIGQERKCC
- a CDS encoding aminopeptidase — protein: MINNTIPSFLKLWESDDVELEVLNQYFTSHPEIFEEYFKYHCPKTRERLSNAIKQYPEKIKDIRIIAEVLPAIIHEITNEYLYKYNFDVNMKFHIFVGGFGSNAFVEREIIGDLFFAAEKLSPDLNHLRVIVAHEIGHIYHNVMLQNDGMDWGKADWADATVNLYREGVATYLSKQIMKGLNESVYYSYDNEGGRWLQYYIENEEHIKKRFLDDYIEGWTFEKEKEWFRLSGGQYFGYNRLSYFLGTAFVEYVAQASGESEVFTFWNKHNLKRDVMNWLSK
- a CDS encoding class I SAM-dependent methyltransferase; amino-acid sequence: MNKEELVKQQFGNNAEKYVKSKIHAKGPDLQYVVQQVESRHNKRLLDIATGGGHVANALAPLFQEVVALDLTEKMLENAKNFIKSNGHENVSFVAGNAEILPFSDSSFDTITCRIAAHHFTNPAQFIYEVNRTLEHNGLFILIDNVSPENNEYDTFYNFIEKKRDPSHERALKKTEWITLLEKNGLQMQSCLTFDKKFDFDWWCDMMNVPLQKRVKLTECMMKTSVEMQEFFNIQYENNKIKSFYTEMALFICKKSATLKR